The proteins below are encoded in one region of Candidatus Binatia bacterium:
- a CDS encoding type II toxin-antitoxin system ParD family antitoxin, which yields MKTRSLTSMNISIPSALRERLEQKLTRQAYGSASEYVRQLIREDLERDTREKVEALLLEGVHSKKRIKVTPKWWDEKEALIDSRSRRAKRA from the coding sequence ATGAAGACTAGATCGTTGACCAGCATGAACATCTCGATTCCATCCGCTCTCCGCGAGCGCCTGGAACAGAAGCTCACGCGTCAGGCGTATGGATCGGCTAGCGAGTACGTCCGCCAACTCATTCGCGAGGACCTCGAACGCGACACCCGGGAGAAGGTCGAGGCTTTGCTGTTGGAAGGTGTCCACTCGAAGAAACGCATCAAGGTCACACCGAAGTGGTGGGATGAAAAGGAGGCGTTGATCGACTCCAGGTCTCGCCGCGCTAAGCGAGCGTGA
- a CDS encoding type II toxin-antitoxin system RelE/ParE family toxin, whose amino-acid sequence MTRELTVSGSADEDIDEYIGYLAARNPEVARRFLRDLREACTRLLSMPQIGHLWETKRSDLKGLRAWRVDDFPVSIFYFVRPTAIEVVRVLNHSQDIKTILEDL is encoded by the coding sequence GTGACACGCGAGCTGACCGTATCCGGGTCAGCCGATGAGGACATCGACGAATACATCGGCTACCTGGCGGCCCGGAATCCGGAAGTGGCACGCCGCTTCCTTCGTGATCTTCGCGAAGCCTGCACCCGACTGCTTTCGATGCCTCAGATCGGGCATCTCTGGGAGACCAAGCGGAGCGACCTCAAAGGACTGCGAGCCTGGCGTGTCGACGACTTCCCGGTATCAATCTTCTATTTCGTCCGGCCCACCGCGATCGAAGTGGTTCGGGTCCTGAACCACTCGCAAGACATCAAGACCATCCTCGAAGACCTCTGA